In Gemmatimonadota bacterium, one DNA window encodes the following:
- a CDS encoding glycosyltransferase family 9 protein: MARPRELILRAPNHLGDLVMALPALEVAGAAADTLVLETLAPLLELSGFRGRVLPLERGAAGFWSGVRRLRRGRYRRGVLLPPSFSSALLFRLGGVRERRGMQTDGRSMLLTEPVPLHRLAGLHRSAVYFALVTGSPPAAPLVPRVRVAAGAREAWARLVGGGGRPVVGLFPGGHAPSRRWDGGRFAALARALAARGARVIVFGGPAERELTARVAGQVAVDAGGRTDLPLLAAGLADCHLLVSNDSGPLHLAAAVGTPTVSLWGAGNPAVTGPAGAAHRLLRRPELPCVPCVKNRCPRSGRGYVLERAEVECLKLIEVGDVLAAVEAALAARGTET, translated from the coding sequence ATGGCACGGCCGCGTGAGCTGATCCTCCGCGCCCCCAACCACCTGGGCGATCTGGTGATGGCGCTGCCCGCGCTGGAGGTGGCGGGGGCCGCGGCTGATACGCTGGTCCTCGAGACGCTGGCGCCGCTGCTCGAGCTGAGTGGGTTCCGCGGCCGCGTGCTGCCGCTCGAGCGGGGGGCGGCGGGCTTCTGGAGTGGCGTCCGGCGCCTGCGCCGCGGGCGCTACCGGCGGGGCGTGCTCCTGCCGCCCTCCTTCTCCTCCGCGCTGCTGTTCCGGCTGGGTGGGGTGCGCGAGCGGCGCGGCATGCAGACGGACGGCCGCTCGATGTTGCTGACCGAGCCCGTCCCGCTGCACCGGCTGGCGGGGCTGCACCGCAGTGCAGTCTACTTCGCCCTGGTGACGGGCTCGCCGCCAGCCGCGCCGCTGGTGCCGCGGGTCAGGGTTGCCGCGGGTGCGCGGGAGGCGTGGGCGCGCCTGGTGGGGGGCGGCGGCCGCCCCGTGGTAGGCTTGTTTCCGGGCGGCCACGCGCCTTCCCGGCGTTGGGACGGCGGCCGCTTCGCCGCCCTGGCCCGCGCCCTGGCGGCCCGAGGAGCGCGCGTTATCGTGTTCGGCGGGCCGGCGGAGCGAGAACTGACGGCGCGCGTGGCCGGCCAGGTGGCAGTCGATGCCGGCGGCCGCACGGACCTGCCGCTGCTCGCCGCCGGATTGGCCGACTGCCACCTGCTGGTGAGCAACGACAGCGGGCCGCTGCACCTGGCGGCAGCGGTGGGCACGCCGACCGTGTCACTCTGGGGAGCCGGCAACCCGGCGGTCACGGGTCCGGCGGGCGCGGCGCACCGGTTGCTGCGCCGCCCGGAGCTGCCGTGCGTGCCCTGCGTGAAGAACCGGTGTCCGCGGAGCGGCCGCGGCTATGTTCTGGAGAGGGCCGAGGTGGAATGCCTGAAGCTGATCGAAGTGGGCGATGTCCTGGCCGCCGTCGAGGCGGCACTCGCCGCGCGCGGGACTGAGACGTAG
- a CDS encoding ROK family protein: MAVPADKKWIVGVDLGGTNVVVGVLPINGGHVLALHSQPTEAARGAKFVVDRIVGLVEQAIAEVLAEHAGSRQEFAGVGIGSPGPLDRQTGTVINTPNLGWRNFPLRDLIANAVHLPATLDNDANCATYGEWWLGVGRDVDTLVGLTLGTGIGGGIVLNGKIFHGVSDAAGEIGHMTIDSTGRKCKCGNYGCLEAYASGPAIAARAIEGIEAGAETMLPDLVNGRLEDITAATVYEAAVLGDPYADEIMKETAKFLGAGVANIINVLNPAMVVIAGGVTRAGDHLFVPLRAEVRRRAFRSAEEACQIVSGRLPGTAGVVGAVAAFKQERYGEV; encoded by the coding sequence ATGGCTGTTCCCGCGGACAAGAAGTGGATCGTCGGGGTCGACCTGGGCGGTACCAACGTCGTCGTCGGCGTCCTGCCCATAAACGGCGGTCACGTGCTGGCCCTGCACAGCCAGCCTACGGAGGCGGCGCGCGGCGCGAAGTTCGTCGTGGACCGGATCGTGGGCCTGGTCGAGCAAGCGATCGCCGAAGTGCTGGCCGAGCATGCGGGCTCGCGCCAGGAGTTCGCGGGCGTGGGCATCGGCTCGCCCGGCCCGCTGGACCGCCAGACCGGCACGGTCATCAATACGCCCAACCTGGGGTGGCGCAATTTCCCGCTGCGCGACCTGATCGCGAATGCGGTCCACCTGCCGGCTACCCTGGACAATGATGCGAACTGTGCCACCTACGGCGAGTGGTGGCTGGGTGTGGGGCGCGATGTGGATACCCTCGTGGGGCTCACCCTGGGCACCGGCATCGGCGGCGGCATCGTGCTCAATGGCAAGATCTTCCACGGCGTGAGCGACGCCGCAGGCGAGATCGGGCACATGACCATTGACTCGACCGGCCGCAAGTGCAAGTGCGGCAACTACGGCTGCCTCGAGGCGTATGCCTCGGGGCCGGCTATTGCGGCGCGGGCCATTGAAGGCATCGAAGCGGGTGCCGAGACCATGCTGCCCGACCTGGTGAATGGCAGGCTGGAGGACATCACGGCGGCCACGGTCTACGAGGCCGCGGTGCTCGGTGACCCGTACGCCGACGAGATCATGAAGGAGACAGCCAAATTCCTGGGCGCCGGCGTAGCCAACATCATCAACGTCCTGAATCCGGCCATGGTGGTCATTGCGGGCGGCGTCACCCGCGCGGGTGACCATCTTTTCGTGCCCCTGCGGGCCGAGGTGCGCCGGCGCGCGTTCCGCAGCGCGGAGGAAGCCTGCCAGAT